One genomic region from Haloprofundus salinisoli encodes:
- a CDS encoding DUF5827 family protein: MPRPKSDFDELFPCDFYTPEELLDADQLYTVYEIARLLQGLDADAEIDEGIEDILLDWAIPWIMRNSDEMVVAEPPSDEEPGYYGLKSEGDD; the protein is encoded by the coding sequence ATGCCGCGACCGAAATCCGACTTCGACGAGCTGTTTCCGTGCGACTTCTACACGCCGGAGGAACTGCTCGACGCCGACCAGCTGTACACCGTCTACGAGATAGCCCGCCTGCTGCAGGGACTCGACGCCGACGCCGAGATCGACGAAGGGATCGAAGATATCCTGCTCGACTGGGCGATTCCGTGGATCATGCGCAACTCCGACGAGATGGTCGTCGCCGAACCGCCGAGCGACGAGGAACCCGGCTACTACGGGCTGAAAAGCGAGGGAGACGACTGA
- the sod gene encoding superoxide dismutase, which yields MSHELDPLPYDYDALEPHISEQVLTWHHDTHHQGYVNGWNSAEETLAENRESGDFGSSGSALRNVTHNGCGHILHDLFWQNMSPEGGDEPSGDLADRIEQDFGSYDAWKGEFEAAAKNASGWALLVYDTFSNQLRNVVVDKHDQGALWGSHPIVALDVWEHSYYYDYGPARGDFIDAFFEVVDWDEPSARYDQAVELFE from the coding sequence ATGAGTCACGAACTCGACCCACTCCCGTACGACTACGACGCACTCGAACCGCACATCTCCGAGCAGGTGCTCACGTGGCACCACGACACCCACCACCAGGGCTACGTCAACGGCTGGAACTCGGCCGAAGAGACGCTCGCGGAGAACCGCGAGTCAGGCGACTTCGGCTCGTCGGGGAGCGCGCTGCGCAACGTCACCCACAACGGCTGCGGCCACATCCTCCACGACCTGTTCTGGCAGAACATGTCGCCGGAGGGCGGCGACGAGCCGTCGGGCGACCTCGCCGACCGTATCGAGCAGGACTTCGGCTCCTACGACGCCTGGAAGGGCGAGTTCGAGGCCGCGGCGAAGAACGCCAGCGGCTGGGCGCTTCTCGTCTACGACACGTTCTCGAACCAGCTCCGCAACGTCGTCGTCGACAAGCACGACCAGGGCGCGCTCTGGGGAAGTCACCCCATCGTCGCGCTCGACGTCTGGGAGCACTCGTACTACTACGACTACGGTCCGGCGCGCGGCGACTTCATCGACGCCTTCTTCGAGGTCGTCGACTGGGACGAGCCCAGCGCCCGCTACGACCAGGCCGTCGAACTGTTCGAGTAA
- a CDS encoding DUF7522 family protein has product MSDATERLLAAIRRFGDGSLRDVWLFDQWTHEQLYVRSDVADDLSALDVGALVDNERYGYVTRDTYESLFADEYAYTVRGFEHTEQFRTFLADCDHRVGVFAGFDRRTGGHDFAKLHEDIVAAVEQTPVEEFMPSTCD; this is encoded by the coding sequence ATGAGCGACGCGACAGAGCGACTCCTCGCTGCGATTCGGCGATTCGGCGACGGGTCGCTCAGAGACGTCTGGCTGTTCGACCAGTGGACGCACGAACAGCTGTACGTCCGCTCGGACGTCGCGGACGACCTCTCGGCGCTCGACGTGGGCGCGCTCGTCGACAACGAGCGCTACGGCTACGTCACCCGAGACACCTACGAGTCGCTGTTCGCCGACGAGTACGCCTACACGGTTCGCGGCTTCGAGCACACCGAACAGTTCAGAACGTTTCTCGCCGACTGCGACCACCGCGTCGGCGTCTTCGCCGGATTCGACCGTCGAACCGGCGGTCACGACTTCGCAAAACTCCACGAGGATATCGTCGCCGCCGTCGAGCAGACGCCCGTCGAGGAGTTCATGCCGAGCACCTGCGACTGA
- a CDS encoding dihydropteroate synthase yields MRNVDAAGLGIGDDYPPRIMGVLNVSKESPYEPSVFDDAEEAADYVDDALIGRGADIVDVGLESANKRFEVLTAEQELDRLDTAIETLEHVSGDAVFSIETRYHEVADEALSRGFEMVNDICGFADPKMPEVCEAHDVAVVKMASPPDLERPGAVEGVDDIYEALKQSGLTDKTIVDPAFGGWSEEKTLEDDRETFRRLREFRGFGQPVLVSVNRKNFLRELAGRSTEEALPVSLAATSMAVERGAHVIRTHDVAETRDAALVGAAFARERVRREGAVSVRELDVTTPREAARHIERVGGDPNAAPETVSNVFEFASLSPEERGALVAATKESGAMLVGGESGRTLLVGTAGALVRTADAAYGVSEPLDAVLSEIAETFTYEKTYGGRA; encoded by the coding sequence ATGCGAAACGTGGACGCCGCCGGTCTCGGCATCGGCGACGACTATCCGCCCCGAATCATGGGCGTACTCAACGTCTCGAAGGAGTCGCCGTACGAGCCGAGCGTCTTCGACGACGCCGAAGAGGCGGCCGACTACGTCGACGATGCGCTCATCGGCCGGGGCGCGGACATCGTCGACGTCGGCCTCGAATCGGCGAACAAGCGGTTCGAGGTCCTCACGGCCGAACAGGAACTCGACCGCCTCGATACCGCCATCGAGACGCTGGAGCACGTCTCCGGCGACGCGGTGTTCTCCATCGAGACGCGGTACCACGAAGTCGCCGACGAGGCGCTCTCGCGCGGTTTCGAGATGGTCAACGACATCTGCGGCTTCGCCGACCCGAAGATGCCCGAGGTGTGCGAGGCCCACGACGTCGCCGTCGTCAAGATGGCGAGTCCGCCGGACCTCGAACGGCCCGGAGCGGTCGAGGGAGTCGACGACATCTACGAGGCGCTGAAGCAGAGCGGTCTGACGGACAAGACCATCGTCGACCCGGCGTTCGGCGGGTGGTCAGAGGAGAAGACGCTCGAAGACGACCGCGAGACGTTCCGCCGCCTCCGCGAGTTCCGCGGCTTCGGCCAGCCGGTTCTCGTCTCCGTCAACCGCAAAAACTTCCTCCGCGAACTCGCCGGTCGCTCCACCGAGGAGGCGCTGCCGGTGAGTCTCGCGGCCACCTCGATGGCCGTCGAACGCGGCGCACACGTGATTCGGACCCACGACGTCGCCGAGACGCGCGACGCGGCGCTGGTCGGCGCGGCGTTCGCGCGAGAACGCGTCCGCAGAGAGGGTGCAGTCTCCGTCCGAGAACTCGACGTGACGACGCCGCGGGAGGCGGCCCGCCACATCGAACGCGTCGGAGGTGACCCGAACGCCGCGCCCGAAACCGTCTCGAACGTCTTCGAGTTCGCGTCGCTGTCGCCCGAAGAGCGCGGGGCACTCGTCGCCGCGACGAAGGAGTCAGGGGCGATGCTCGTCGGCGGCGAGAGCGGTCGGACGCTGCTAGTGGGGACGGCGGGGGCACTCGTCCGGACTGCTGACGCGGCATACGGCGTTTCGGAACCCCTCGACGCCGTCCTGTCGGAGATAGCGGAAACATTCACGTACGAGAAAACTTATGGCGGACGCGCTTGA
- a CDS encoding 6-hydroxymethylpterin diphosphokinase MptE-like protein, translated as MNFDAWEPVYERILADFGFDRSADERARDDLAALAEPFDESRLRVVEGASVAVVGAAPSLPDEVDRAADADYVFAASTAADVLRDHGVGVDLMVTDLDKNPETARELTRQGTPVAAHAHGDNRPAIREWVPRFDSEHVLATTQAAPVGPVVDYGGFTDGDRAAFLADEFGARELRFAGWQFDDPTVDEMKAKKLAWAARLLAWLERRRGERFSVLDGRRSSLESPPSVDSLLESEADDENQQ; from the coding sequence GTGAACTTCGACGCCTGGGAACCCGTCTACGAGCGGATTCTCGCCGACTTCGGCTTCGACCGGAGCGCCGACGAACGCGCCCGCGACGACCTGGCGGCGCTCGCCGAACCGTTCGACGAGTCACGTCTCCGCGTCGTCGAGGGGGCGAGCGTCGCCGTCGTCGGTGCCGCGCCGTCGCTCCCCGACGAGGTCGACCGCGCGGCCGACGCGGACTACGTCTTCGCCGCCTCGACGGCCGCCGACGTACTGCGTGACCACGGCGTCGGCGTCGACCTCATGGTAACCGACCTCGACAAAAACCCCGAGACGGCCCGCGAGTTGACCCGGCAGGGAACCCCGGTGGCAGCGCACGCCCACGGGGACAACCGACCCGCGATTCGCGAGTGGGTGCCACGGTTCGACTCCGAGCACGTACTGGCGACGACGCAGGCGGCCCCCGTCGGCCCCGTCGTCGACTACGGCGGGTTCACCGACGGCGACCGGGCGGCGTTTCTGGCCGACGAGTTCGGAGCCAGAGAGTTGAGATTCGCCGGCTGGCAGTTCGACGACCCGACGGTCGACGAGATGAAAGCGAAGAAACTCGCGTGGGCCGCGCGGCTTCTGGCGTGGTTGGAACGACGCCGTGGCGAGCGCTTTTCGGTTCTGGACGGCCGGCGGTCGTCGCTCGAATCGCCTCCCTCGGTCGACTCCCTCCTAGAGAGCGAGGCCGACGACGAGAATCAGCAGTAA
- a CDS encoding UbiA family prenyltransferase, which yields MTHESSQQTVDTERTAAWWERVVDRMTVYGERAGDALMYSSAYLAVIAAVELAIVMMLLGIEANPAPVVVAFVTFAVYAYDRLVDVDADEVSNPRQAAFIRRHRDVLYLMASVCYGLAVALSVLGGPYALAITLLPGMFGVLYASDWVPDVGVRFARFKDVLVVNTAVVAFAWAVTLTFLPLAFAGRVSTPAAAVVFCYFFLRSFVDTELPNVGDTESDRASDVSTLPLVLGVRGTRYALYGVDLLSLVLVAYAAGTGLLPSAVAAALGVGVAYSSLLVSRIGRMDDYELLTLASECEYLLVGGTLATVVFV from the coding sequence ATGACACACGAAAGTTCACAGCAGACGGTAGACACGGAGAGGACAGCAGCGTGGTGGGAGCGAGTCGTCGACCGGATGACAGTGTACGGCGAACGGGCGGGCGACGCTCTGATGTACAGTTCGGCGTACCTCGCGGTCATCGCGGCGGTGGAGCTCGCTATCGTGATGATGCTTCTGGGTATCGAAGCGAACCCCGCGCCGGTCGTCGTGGCGTTCGTGACGTTCGCCGTCTACGCCTACGACCGACTGGTCGATGTCGACGCCGACGAGGTGTCGAACCCGCGTCAGGCCGCCTTCATCAGACGCCACCGCGACGTACTGTACCTGATGGCGTCGGTTTGTTACGGACTCGCCGTCGCGCTGTCGGTGCTCGGCGGTCCGTACGCGTTGGCGATTACCCTCCTCCCGGGAATGTTCGGCGTCCTGTACGCCTCCGACTGGGTACCCGACGTCGGTGTTCGCTTCGCTCGGTTCAAGGACGTACTCGTCGTCAACACAGCCGTCGTGGCGTTCGCGTGGGCGGTCACCCTGACGTTCCTGCCGCTGGCGTTCGCCGGGCGCGTGTCCACCCCCGCCGCCGCCGTCGTCTTCTGTTACTTCTTCCTGCGGTCGTTCGTCGACACGGAACTACCGAACGTCGGCGACACCGAGAGCGACCGAGCCTCCGACGTGTCGACGCTCCCGCTCGTCCTCGGCGTCCGCGGCACGCGATACGCCCTGTACGGAGTCGACCTTCTCTCGCTCGTGTTGGTCGCTTACGCGGCCGGGACCGGTCTCCTCCCGTCCGCGGTCGCTGCGGCGCTCGGAGTCGGTGTCGCGTACTCGTCGTTGCTCGTCTCCCGTATCGGACGGATGGACGACTACGAACTCCTCACGCTCGCGTCCGAGTGTGAGTACCTGCTCGTCGGCGGCACCCTCGCGACAGTCGTCTTCGTCTGA
- a CDS encoding superoxide dismutase, with the protein MATYELPDLPYDYDALEPSIDARIMELHHDKHHQGYVDGANSALEKLEQMRSDGDYGDIKGVERNLAFNLSGHVNHTVFWENMSPDGGGEPGGELADALDEHFGGFDQFKDHFSAAAKGVEGSGWGFLAYDHIADKPIVTMAENHQNQTPQGVTPLLVLDVWEHAYYLQYENGRGEYVDNFWDVVNWDDVAERYDQAQNADLLGQHTH; encoded by the coding sequence ATGGCAACCTACGAACTTCCGGACCTCCCGTACGACTACGACGCGCTCGAACCGTCCATCGACGCGCGTATCATGGAACTGCACCACGACAAGCACCATCAGGGCTACGTCGACGGCGCGAACTCGGCGCTCGAGAAACTGGAGCAGATGCGGAGCGACGGCGACTACGGCGACATCAAAGGCGTCGAACGAAACCTCGCGTTCAACCTCTCGGGACACGTCAACCACACCGTCTTCTGGGAGAACATGTCGCCCGACGGCGGCGGCGAACCCGGCGGCGAACTCGCCGACGCCCTCGACGAGCACTTCGGCGGCTTCGACCAGTTCAAGGACCACTTCTCGGCGGCCGCCAAGGGCGTCGAAGGCTCCGGGTGGGGCTTCCTCGCGTACGACCACATCGCGGACAAGCCCATCGTGACGATGGCCGAGAACCACCAGAACCAGACGCCGCAGGGCGTGACGCCGCTTTTGGTGCTCGACGTCTGGGAGCACGCCTACTACCTCCAGTACGAGAACGGCCGCGGCGAGTACGTCGATAACTTCTGGGACGTCGTCAACTGGGACGACGTTGCCGAACGCTACGACCAGGCGCAGAACGCAGATCTGCTCGGCCAGCACACCCACTGA
- a CDS encoding histidine kinase N-terminal 7TM domain-containing protein, translating into MSALSQLYVVVLATVGIGLTAALLAWRERPEPGATPLVAMLAGQSWWSVFFAFELQATTLAAKTFWSDIQWVGVVVIPVAWVLFAMEYTGRDQYVRPKYVALLSVVPVVTVVLAATGDYHNLLYTGSELVERGDAEILRRDGGPWYWLAASYTYLLGLVGSVPLLGYVRSETSQFRGQSVALLIGTIVPWVSNILFLYGAIPISGLDPTPVAFAISGVAYLSALTKFRLLGTSPAPNRRARRLVFERMQDAAVVVDNHDYVVDMNESATEMLGTTARAALGRPARDVLPKYDHVPSVGTSSEHVTVDGWNGQRHYDVTVTEVSDFHGRNVGRVISYHNVDEHLRHQQRLEVLNRALRHNIRNETNVIYGYADLVADEDGPESDRAEIIKERAIAIADMGEKARQIVDIFDQVRRAPRTVPLSDLAAERTADVADRFPDAEVRVETLPEDVYVNAVLGPALSNLVENAVEHNADATPTVEVSATVDDGRVRLVVADDGPGIDAHERAVLERGTETALDHGSGLGLWLVTWAVGIADGTVEFEENDPTGSAVTVEVPTLPADNPQAADAARDPDDGANFRRHPNESPTSSD; encoded by the coding sequence GTGAGCGCACTGAGCCAACTGTACGTGGTCGTACTCGCCACCGTCGGTATCGGATTAACCGCCGCGCTGCTCGCTTGGCGTGAGCGGCCCGAACCGGGAGCGACGCCGCTGGTCGCGATGCTGGCCGGACAGAGTTGGTGGTCGGTGTTCTTCGCGTTCGAACTGCAGGCGACGACGCTCGCCGCCAAGACGTTCTGGTCCGACATCCAGTGGGTCGGCGTCGTCGTCATCCCCGTCGCGTGGGTGCTGTTCGCGATGGAGTACACCGGCCGCGACCAGTACGTCCGGCCAAAGTACGTCGCTCTTCTGTCGGTCGTCCCCGTCGTGACGGTGGTGCTAGCGGCGACGGGCGACTACCACAACCTGCTCTACACAGGGTCGGAACTCGTCGAACGAGGTGACGCCGAGATACTGCGGCGCGACGGCGGCCCCTGGTACTGGCTGGCTGCCAGTTACACGTACCTTCTGGGACTGGTCGGGTCGGTTCCACTTCTCGGCTACGTCCGAAGCGAGACCTCGCAGTTCCGCGGGCAGAGCGTCGCACTGTTGATCGGGACTATCGTGCCGTGGGTGAGCAATATCCTCTTTCTGTACGGCGCAATTCCGATCTCGGGACTCGACCCGACGCCCGTCGCGTTCGCAATCTCCGGCGTCGCGTATCTCAGTGCGCTCACCAAATTTCGACTGCTCGGCACCAGCCCCGCTCCGAACCGCCGGGCGCGCCGACTCGTCTTCGAGCGTATGCAGGACGCGGCCGTCGTCGTCGACAACCACGACTACGTCGTCGACATGAACGAGAGCGCGACCGAGATGCTCGGGACGACGGCCCGCGCGGCGCTCGGTCGACCCGCCCGAGACGTGCTCCCGAAGTACGACCACGTCCCGAGCGTCGGAACCTCCTCCGAGCACGTCACCGTCGACGGTTGGAACGGCCAGCGGCACTACGACGTGACGGTCACGGAGGTCAGCGACTTCCACGGTCGGAACGTCGGCCGCGTCATCTCCTATCACAACGTCGACGAGCACCTACGTCACCAGCAGCGCCTCGAAGTGCTCAACCGAGCGCTTCGGCACAACATCCGCAACGAGACGAACGTCATCTACGGCTACGCCGATCTGGTCGCCGACGAGGACGGACCCGAGAGTGACCGCGCGGAGATAATCAAGGAACGCGCGATAGCCATCGCGGATATGGGCGAGAAAGCCAGGCAGATCGTCGATATCTTCGATCAGGTTCGCCGGGCCCCGCGGACGGTGCCGCTCTCGGACCTCGCGGCCGAACGGACCGCCGACGTCGCCGACCGATTCCCGGATGCGGAGGTCCGCGTCGAAACACTGCCCGAGGACGTGTACGTGAACGCGGTGCTCGGCCCGGCGCTCTCGAATCTCGTCGAGAACGCGGTCGAACACAACGCCGACGCGACCCCGACCGTCGAGGTGAGCGCCACCGTCGACGATGGACGCGTTCGTCTCGTCGTCGCCGACGACGGTCCGGGTATCGACGCCCACGAGCGGGCGGTGCTCGAACGCGGGACGGAGACGGCGCTGGACCACGGCAGCGGCCTCGGCCTCTGGTTAGTCACGTGGGCGGTCGGCATCGCCGACGGTACCGTCGAGTTCGAGGAGAACGACCCGACGGGGTCGGCGGTCACCGTCGAGGTGCCGACGCTCCCGGCGGACAACCCGCAGGCGGCGGACGCAGCGCGCGACCCGGACGACGGTGCGAACTTCCGGCGGCACCCGAACGAATCGCCGACGTCGAGCGACTGA
- a CDS encoding quinone oxidoreductase family protein, with product MRAIRVTEFGGTDVLDPVDIEEQDPGPGEVRIDVKAAGINFADIMQRRGHYRGGPEPPYVPGMEAAGTIDAVGEGVDREVGDRVVAMTGGGAYAEKVVTPANGLFDVPPGMEFAEAAGFPVQFLTAHCCLHEWGGLDSEDADERVLIQAAAGGVGTAAVQLAAATGAESFGTASSQEKLDLAARLGLDHPIDYTEEAFEEVIEAETDGKGVDLVLDGVGGDAFDASLDALNYRGRLVTYGVASGDPAQADTTRLLFENKSVVGFHLGRAMQRDPQSVLKAVPELTELLAEGELEVVVGERFPLSAAADAHEYIENRESTGKVVLEP from the coding sequence ATGCGCGCGATTCGTGTAACCGAGTTCGGAGGAACTGACGTGCTCGACCCCGTCGATATCGAGGAACAGGACCCCGGTCCGGGCGAGGTCCGAATCGACGTGAAGGCCGCCGGCATCAACTTCGCCGACATCATGCAGCGCCGCGGCCACTACCGCGGCGGCCCGGAACCGCCGTACGTTCCGGGGATGGAAGCCGCCGGGACCATCGACGCCGTCGGTGAGGGCGTCGACCGCGAGGTGGGCGACCGAGTCGTCGCCATGACCGGCGGCGGCGCGTACGCCGAGAAGGTCGTCACACCCGCCAACGGCCTCTTCGACGTGCCGCCGGGGATGGAGTTCGCCGAGGCCGCCGGGTTCCCCGTGCAGTTTCTCACGGCGCACTGCTGCCTCCACGAGTGGGGCGGACTCGACTCGGAGGATGCGGACGAGCGGGTGCTGATTCAGGCTGCCGCGGGAGGCGTCGGCACCGCGGCCGTCCAGTTAGCCGCGGCCACGGGCGCGGAGTCGTTCGGCACCGCTAGCAGTCAGGAGAAACTCGATCTCGCGGCGCGTCTGGGGTTGGACCACCCCATCGACTACACCGAAGAGGCGTTCGAGGAGGTAATTGAGGCCGAAACCGATGGCAAGGGTGTCGACCTCGTGCTCGACGGTGTCGGCGGCGACGCGTTCGACGCCAGCCTCGACGCGCTCAACTATCGCGGCCGACTCGTTACCTACGGTGTCGCCAGCGGCGACCCCGCGCAGGCGGACACGACGCGCCTTTTGTTCGAGAACAAATCCGTCGTCGGCTTCCACCTCGGCCGCGCGATGCAGCGCGACCCCCAGTCGGTGCTGAAGGCGGTGCCCGAACTTACGGAGTTGCTCGCCGAGGGCGAGCTTGAGGTCGTCGTCGGCGAGCGATTCCCGCTCTCTGCGGCCGCCGACGCCCACGAGTACATCGAGAACCGCGAGTCGACCGGGAAGGTCGTACTCGAACCGTAG